In Tiliqua scincoides isolate rTilSci1 chromosome 16, rTilSci1.hap2, whole genome shotgun sequence, the DNA window CAGCTCGAGGGAAACTTGCGGAGCCAAACTGGGCACTCCATGATGGCTCAATAACATGCTTTGGAAAAACCGCAAACCAGGAGTAGCAGGACTGCCGTTTCCAGTGGAGGAATCCCTCTCCTCTTTGGGtgcttttcctgctgaaaatgacACCGTGAACACACAGACAAACCATTTACCCCACCTTCCCTGGTGAAATGGTCGGGGCATTCGCAGCTCTCCTCTAGGGGGGTTTTTCAGAAGGAAGAGAGTGCTGAACAGTTAGATAGGGCAACCGACTGATCTCATGGGTTCccgacaccccctccccaacaccatGAACCTAGACAGAAATGAGAAAATCAAAACCACTGGGAGAATCAGGAGACACACAACATTGCGTTGAACATTGCTAAGCAGCCTTGTTTGGGAGTCaatcccactgaacccaatgggatctacttctgagtaaacatacttcTTGCAGTCAAGCTGCAATCCCAGGTTGGCAATGCATTGCCCACGGAGAACCATCAGAGGTCAAGAATCCACTGGTGACCCACACTGAGAAAAGGACCCAACAGGTCAGACCAAACCCATTAACTCCAGCAGAGGTAATGGAACAGCAGAGGAAAGTCAGCAGAGGGAGGAACAGCACATgacaaagtgtctctttgcccagttaaacAGGGGGTGTTCCCCCCCTCCAATGCACACTGGCAcaattctgtgtgtgtgagtgtgagtgtgagtgtgagtgtgagtgtgtgtgagagagagagagagacacttaCCCATCACGTGCAAGTACATCTCCTGTCAGATATCCACCAGTGGTTTGGATCAATGGTTCTGATGCTCCCTTTATGTAGCCAGGCATCTAACAGGTGAAGGATATCCAGCCTGaaggagtacataagaacatcagaagagccctgataaataaataagataaataaagAACATttatcaggccaaaagcccatctagtccagcttcctggatctcacggtggctcaccaaatgcttcagggagcacacaagaccacagcctgcaatctggtgccctccccttcatctgcTTACCAAGTCGCCCGGTTCAGTGGGTTTCTCCTGTTTTGCCCATTCATTGGTCCTGGTTGCCAGCTTTTattaaaaaccaaacacaaaacaaaagcaGGTTTCTTTGCGCTGCTCTGGAAGCCACGCTACAAACCCCAATGTACCGAGAGTTTCCTGTGGAGTCATACCATGAGGAGAGACCGCCGTCACTTCTCTCGATGAGGAAAGGCAGGCTGGAATTGATAGGTGAGCTATTgcacttcttcttcctctcacaAACATGACCCGAAGAACTAGGGAACAACTGCAGTCGCCATTCAACTCAAAAAGGTGTTAGTTCCTTtagaatgcagtcacataccacgacagcatcaagtctaatatattaaaaataaaatacacattgaaaaagATCCAGAAGTTCTGGCCCCAATCCCACCCATTTTCATGCTGTCTTATGTACTGTATGACTTTCACCAAAACGCAACacaagcttttttcccccctatataAAATAGCATGGAGGGCACCCACTGGAGATTCATTTCCCCATTTCACATTCTAACTCTTGTTACACGTTCCGCATTCTCCTTTGACCCTAAAAGGCAATAACATTAAACAAGGGCTCACCCACCCcgtccaccccctcctgcccagagaAAAGCTCGCCAACAGGACAAGCGGCCAATATACAATTTGCATATGCAAACTATAGAAACCAGAATagatatattttttaatggtCACTGTTTTATTAGTAAATATAATGTACTACTTTTCCTTCGggataaaaaaaaatggcttCAAATGTGTGAATGGGGCAGGTGTAAGTGTGACGGATTCAGGCATACAGCCTCTTGATTTTCTGCACAGACTTCCTCCACCAGTCTGCTCAGTGCTGGGCCTTCATCAGATGGACGGTGCTCTCTTCTGTGATCTTGGCAAACTCCATTTCGATCATTTGCTTGAATTTCTGGGAAAAACAAGGCagccacagggggaaaaaaataatacaaaTCTCAACAAGCTCCAGAGTGGACCTACCACTCTCACCTCCTTGACACAGAATTCTAGAAACGAGTTGGAGAGTtccttggagttttttttttagccCTGCGTTCTGCTGGCAGCAGATACCACCAACATCTGCCCACCAATTAAAGAGTATTTAGTTATTAATCAAGGCCAACACAGGCAGAGAatcaagaggaagaagaaggagcgTGGATGAGCAGGTGGCAGCATTGGTGGTCATGTGGTCAGAGTGGCCCAATTTCAAAGGCTCAATATACCTTTCCCAGCAATCCTTACAACAGGCCTGTCACATAAGATCAGTGTTATGACCCTCGTATTACAAACCAAGAGAGGAGCAAGGATGGAAAAATCAAATAGCCTTAATGAAGTGAGCTTTGAACCTCCTAGTTCACAGCTCATTATCCAgttccaaaaactgaaagtgccttttggaggcctccggGAGGGTCTCTGAGGAGGGGTTTTGAAAAGTCATTTTTGGGCCCCGGGAGCCACACGCCctgagctacaccactgcccaaagAACTCGTTTCCAAGACCCTCATATGAAGAGAGTCCCGGATGGATCCAACAGGGGCGGAGGTAGACTACTCCCTTACTGCCTTGTGGTTTTTAGCCACTTGCGCACACCGTATGAGCCTCAGCTCGGGCGGCTTTGCTCTTGCGTCATCCCAGAGGTACTCTGGGGAGAGGAGCTTTGAAGGCTTATGGGACACGAAGTACCGGTTGAGGTGACTCTCTTCCTGCCAGGCTGCCATGATGCCCTTGGCTTTGTCCGCCAAGATAGCCATCTCGCAAGCCAGGGTGAACTCATACACGTTCTTGACCCGGCCTCCAAAAATAGCCCCTCCATAGTAGAAGTCCCCTTCTTCTCTAGAGATGTAGGCCATGGAGGACCTTCTCCTCTCATAAGGGAATGACCCTCGGGAGGTTTTGTAGTAGCCAGGGTGGAGGCTCGCCACCATCTCCCCCAAGGTCTCTGAGCCCCACGAGTTGTAGAACACCAGGTCAATGTCTAGGCAGAAGAGATAATCCACCTCTCGGTGGGCCACCTCCGCAATGTGCTTATTGATGACTTCCATCCTCCACATGGTGATCTCCTGCCAGTGTTTGTACTTCTTCTTGAAGATGATGTTGAGAGTTCGCCCGGACCCCATGCGGACGGCGGGGATGTCTTGCGGGTTGTCTGTGAAGAGGTAATAGTTCACCTGGTAGCCAATCATGAAATGTTTCTCTGCGGTATCCAGAAATCGACTCACAAACCGAGTGTATCTGAATGAACAGAAAGAAGAGGGCTGTGGATTGCAAGAGGAACAGCATCTTTCTGTAGAAGGGTTCGTGCCACTCCACTCCCCCCCTTGGGGATCTATTCCAACAAGACTGAACAGACTAAGAAAAGGAAGTTTTTTCTTCATACAAAACAGAGTTAACCAACGGAatccattgccacaagatgtggcgacggtcactagcttagatgactttcaaaggggttcatccagtggttcccaaacttctgagcACTTAGAAAAATGGGACTGTATCCGGGCCCACCCagatgagactttaaaaaagaaaatagatagaaagaaaaattcctttttatttatttacaagcaacattcattcattgcaaAAAACCCAATCCATTACTCCTAATAAGGCAGGCCTAATGAGTAGCcgcaaggcttgaggggcttagttctgtGCTCCAGCCTTCGCCTGCCCCCATTACCTGACGTTGATGAACCTGAGAAAAAACGCATATCAGAAAAAGATGTTCAAACCTTGAACGCTCTATCTACACAAgcgtgcaaactgcaggagctgagctcctcgtaaactgcaggggctcagctctttgcagggcactgAACAGCTATCTGTTTAAACAGCCTCAGGGTTGACAGCAACAAATCCTCTGATCTCTAGATCAtccttgttttcattggaggctctgtggaacccaccagaaatcgggtcacaagcccaccaagtgggtcctgacacatagtttgagaaatactgggttAATCCATGGAAGACAGATCTATCAATGCCCACTAATCATGATGGCTGTGTGCTACCTCTGCGTTTGCCTCTCCGAGTACCATTCACCGGGGGGATTGATGGGAGAGAAGGGGACGTTTCTctaaggcttcccagaggctgctgatgggccAGTGTGGGGGAAACTGGGTGGTGGACTAGATCTTGTTTCCACTAACCTGCAGGCATGGCACAGGCTTCTAAACTGGGATTTATTATGAAATTTCCTCTTTGTCGCCTGCCAGGAGTTCCGCTAGGTTTTACAGTCAAAAATCCAAAGGTGAAATTGGGCATTAAAAAGAGACAACAACTTAGAATTTTTCAAAGGTGTGCTATTTGCcccctacacacatacacactcacttGCCGATGGCAAACATTGTCACCCCAATGGTGAGGTTCAAAGGCTTGTAGATACTCTCCAGCAGTTCTGAGTTGAACGTGCCTTCCCAGACAATGGGGGCCATCCACGGAGTCAGCGTGAGCACATCTGTGCGCCTGGGAGAACAAGAATAAGGGGAGGACAGTGAGACAGCAAGAGGGTTGGTGTGTCCAGGACTGCATCTCAAGGGGCACTGTGACCTTTGGGGATCGATAACATATTTTTATCCCAACTTTGCCCCAGTAATGGTGGTTTACAAAGGACATAAAataagaaagacagaaagacagaaagacagaaaggaCAAAATGGTATAGATTACAAGTAGTTTAAAGTAACACAACTGTTCAAAATTAGTAGCTAAAACAGAAAAATCCCATCACAAGTGAAAAACACAAgttgtctgaggctgcaatcctatccacacttacctgggagaaagcctcattgactgtaacaggacttacttctgagtagttgtgcataggattgggagagctcaatcctgagctctttagcgccAGTTGTATGAGCGCACCGCTgttgctgggtgtcgcaaatgtgcagtaaggcacatcTGTTGCACCTGGAAAGGCTGCTGGCGCTCGGacagcaccagtcagcgctgcCTCAATGCCACTTGAATGGCCAACTGGCACTCCAGAAGAACCAGTCAGCTGTGTTGGGGTGAGGGGCAGGATGGAATGGTGGAGGGCAGGGTGAGGAACCGGGGCATtaggggggtgggaccggcagaggtctactctgccagatcctgaaccggTGAGCACAATGTTTCAATCCAGCTACTTACGTTGGTTGCAGAACTTTGGGCTGAGGATAAACTAACCTGGAAAAGACAACAAACAGGCATGTTCGGAACAGAATGAACTATCAAGAACGAAGGGGAGTGGTGCTTTGAAGAAGAAGCAGGCGGGACAATTTGGGAATTTATACTCACTGTGGGAGAGGCTGAGATGACTTATTTTCTAGTTTCTCTCCACTGTTCAAAAACAGAGAGGAAATAATAAGGAAAATATCATTTGCAGATGAGCCTGTCAGTCTCTCTGAAGCATTCGTATATATGCAGAGGCGTCACTATGAGTTGCACCACCTGGTGCAAGAGTTCATTGGGTCACTCCCTTGAtggaacctcctcccataccagaccacacaGAAGGCATagcaatatcatacacacagcctcaatgcagtggcatcactaaggttggcaTCACCCCCATGAACTTTGTTGGCTTTAATAAAGaacagtccaggtcacccaacaaatcagtaacccacaaaaacATTGGCCCGCTTGGTTACATGCCTTACTGCTTCATTACTTACAACAAATCCGGACATGGACGGGAACGTGAAATATAGGTCACATGTGATAACAACTGGGAAACTTCCTTGCTCCAAAACCTAGAAGCAGGAAGAGGCTGTTAAAGAAGGCAGAGGAATTTGGCAACACTCAAGAGTTTACTTGAAAGGAGAAAACTCTGAGCAGAAGAGCATCTCCAATGCTCTAGTCTAGCCcgccagcctcttccccacacttcctcttctgtcctcTTCCCTGGGATTcataaaggaagaagggaacagcagAAGAGAATAATGAGGAGAACAGGAAGGTGATGGGAGTATCTCTGACGCTCTAGcccgggggtgcccaaaccccggcccgggggccacttgcggcccttgggggctctcagacaggccctctgggagcctccagtctctaatgagcctctggccctccggagacttgttggagccggtgctggcccgacgcaactgctgtcagcaagaggacgactgtttgacttctcacctgagctgtgggactagggctccctccactacttgctgtttcacatctgtgatgtgctgtttcacatctgtgatgcagcagtggcagcaaaggaaagactggccttgctctgtgaaggccttttatcggccttgagctaccgcaagaccttcattcattcatataaataccatctctaatatattcatttatgtaaatttattcaaattttaaattgtaaattaattctttttttcccagcccgacacagtgtcagagagatgatgttgccctcctgccaaaatgtctggacacccctgctctagcccatcagaTTTGCCCCTCCAcactccctcctctgctccaGTCCATTCTTaaatgggcaggagatctggtctagagggtagagcctccatttgcccgaagataacatccgcaggtcgccggtttgaggccaccggcaccgtaatttggtgagaccttgaagcagctgacaagccgagccgagttattccacctgctctttggtgtgagcgaagaagcgtcttggctgccctccatgtgagagatgaaggagctgcttgtcagcttgcgtgcaaggaaaactggaggccagaatgtgataccagatcagaaagatacatctgaaatgttgtggttcttgaaagatagaacctttcaattgtacgTAAAAATCcgtacggggatttagaacagcctgcctttgtaaaccgccttgaataaagtctgaggagaaatctgacgaccaagaaaggcggtatataaatacctgcattattattattattaaatccagggaacaggagaaGGAGTCGAGGAAGCAGGTGAAGATGGGTGGATAGAGTTAAGGAGTGGGTCCCCATCTTCCTCTTCTTTCATACCCCAGTACTATTTAAATGTTCCCGGTTACTCAGTCCCATTGCACTGTCAGAAGTCCATCTGGAAATCATAAaatgaaactggggggggggggggaagatgctctgacccagtggttctcactgggttcaatattttttttagcaccaggacctactttttaaaatgacactctgttaggacccacctacCTTTATGAGACTTAGGAGCCCCAgtgaatagcctcaaggtttgagggGCTGAGTCCTTTGTCAGCCACCCAAACATTTCTTTCTCAAGTCTTTTTTGAGGCCTGCGTTCATGGGATTGGGATCGTTCTGGCGGCATATCATTCCACACGGCCTGCCCTTCGGAGTGGACTGAGGCAAGGTCACCTATTTGCGGTTCTCTCGGTTTGGGAAACTCTGCCCTACAGTATTCCTAAATTATGCAGTCTGGGATTTTTTCCAGAAGAGACTCACCAGATCAACAAGGGAACTGTGATGAGACCCAGTGCGAGGAGGAGACATTTTTTGGGGGCCTGACATTGCATATTGCCTATGCTGGAACAAAAACAGAAAGGAGTAAGGTGAGATCAGACCCACAGAGGAGTTAAATCTGCACTGGGGGTTTCCCAAGTCACTAGACCCCCACCAAAGGCTGCTTGCCAGGCTTAAGCctgggaatggaatggaatggcatCAAAGcccattccatcaaaagttacagccaaaaaaccagtggggcagggcaatggtgcatcattaCGCCTtctgcctggggcactgccccacaCACTGCATGGAATGAAGTCCAtcctgggggtgacgtgctggtccCCCGCACccggtgacacaaaccctagttacCCCACTGCCTGCCTGACCTTCTCGGAAACCAAATACCCACTGGTTAAAGCAACCTTCTGTCTCAGGCACCAACGTCCCAGATCAAAATGTAGCCAGGGGAAGACTCCTGTATTCTGAGATTTTGTGCAAGCAGTGGCTAGGCAACAACTTTTTATGTTCCGTAAAGTAGTAGAACgtccctcttccttccttttcctatcctacttaaaaaaaacacagcaaagtTTCCTTTGTACACCGAAGCCAAGAAGTGTGCACTGTGGTCTTCTAACATCTTTACCTTTCACACCTTGCTCTTCCTATGCCTTGATGGGCAAGACAAACGTTTAA includes these proteins:
- the LOC136635446 gene encoding globoside alpha-1,3-N-acetylgalactosaminyltransferase 1-like, coding for MIGYQVNYYLFTDNPQDIPAVRMGSGRTLNIIFKKKYKHWQEITMWRMEVINKHIAEVAHREVDYLFCLDIDLVFYNSWGSETLGEMVASLHPGYYKTSRGSFPYERRRSSMAYISREEGDFYYGGAIFGGRVKNVYEFTLACEMAILADKAKGIMAAWQEESHLNRYFVSHKPSKLLSPEYLWDDARAKPPELRLIRCAQVAKNHKAVRE